The following proteins come from a genomic window of Pseudomonas cichorii:
- a CDS encoding YbaY family lipoprotein, translating to MTLRPIALLGLIGLLSACSSTEAPQPAPAKPAVAAPKVPAGPGPLLPHQRELSGQLLGVPANAEVELAVLVIDERGRPQKLLTSTKLQGNGQSLPFQLRFNPEAFPVGQRVELRGRASKSGQLILHLPSLRIEQPTTQALGQLQFVSAP from the coding sequence ATGACGTTACGCCCCATCGCCTTGCTCGGGCTCATCGGCCTGCTGAGCGCCTGCAGCAGCACTGAAGCCCCACAACCGGCTCCGGCCAAACCCGCAGTGGCAGCGCCCAAGGTTCCTGCAGGCCCTGGCCCGTTGTTGCCTCATCAACGGGAACTGAGCGGGCAGCTCTTGGGTGTACCTGCCAATGCAGAAGTCGAACTGGCGGTGCTGGTGATCGACGAGCGTGGCCGCCCGCAAAAACTGCTGACCAGCACCAAGCTGCAAGGCAACGGCCAGTCGCTGCCCTTTCAGTTGCGCTTCAACCCGGAAGCCTTCCCGGTTGGCCAGCGGGTCGAGTTGCGCGGACGCGCCAGCAAATCAGGCCAGTTGATCCTGCATCTGCCGTCGTTGCGTATCGAGCAACCCACCACTCAGGCATTGGGACAGTTACAGTTCGTCAGCGCGCCATGA
- a CDS encoding class I SAM-dependent methyltransferase — MTAPPALQQSLSQLLGDARLVATALPGTELKLWLIDADNMDRAFSPDETRRILEEPPYWSFCWASGLALAHFLAEHPHWVAGKRVLDFGAGSGVAGIAAVRAGAAEVVACDLDPLALAACRANAELNDVQLGYSADFFAEADRFDLILVADVLYDRANLPLLDQFLSRGREALVADSRVRDFRHVAYQRLAMLHAHTLPDLAEPHEFRDVSLYHARR; from the coding sequence ATGACTGCACCGCCAGCCCTTCAGCAGTCGCTGAGCCAGTTGCTTGGCGACGCCCGACTGGTCGCCACTGCGCTACCGGGCACCGAGCTGAAACTGTGGCTGATAGACGCCGACAACATGGACCGCGCCTTCAGCCCTGACGAGACACGCCGCATTCTGGAAGAGCCGCCTTACTGGAGTTTCTGCTGGGCCAGCGGCCTGGCGTTGGCACACTTTCTGGCCGAGCACCCGCATTGGGTCGCAGGCAAGCGTGTACTGGATTTCGGGGCGGGCTCCGGTGTTGCAGGCATTGCCGCTGTCAGGGCCGGTGCCGCCGAAGTGGTCGCATGCGATCTGGACCCGCTGGCGCTGGCGGCCTGCCGGGCCAATGCCGAACTCAATGATGTACAACTCGGTTACTCGGCAGACTTCTTTGCCGAAGCCGATCGTTTCGACCTGATTCTGGTTGCGGATGTCTTGTATGACCGCGCCAACCTGCCGTTGCTGGATCAATTTCTCAGCCGTGGCCGTGAGGCACTGGTTGCGGACTCACGGGTCCGCGACTTCAGGCATGTCGCTTATCAACGCCTGGCGATGCTGCATGCCCATACCCTTCCGGATCTGGCAGAGCCCCACGAGTTTCGCGACGTCAGTCTGTATCACGCCCGACGCTGA
- the trxA gene encoding thioredoxin encodes MSQDTSYIFETTAANFDQLVIDKSFDQPVLVDFWAEWCAPCKVLMPLLEQITASYQGELLLAKVNCDIEQEIVARFGIRSLPTVVLFKDGQPVDGFAGAQPESEIRKILEQHVVMPPPPAADPLQQAQALFAESRFSDAEAVLKVLLGEDNTNASALILYARCLAERGELGEARTVLDAVKSDAHKAELAGAKAQLTFLAEAATLPDAAELKTRLAQNPLDDEASHQLAVQQLSRQQYEAALEGLLKLFIRNRNYAEGLPHKTLLQVFDLLGNDHPLVTTYRRKLFAALY; translated from the coding sequence ATGAGCCAGGACACTTCTTACATCTTCGAGACAACCGCAGCGAACTTCGACCAGTTGGTGATCGACAAGTCATTCGATCAGCCCGTGCTGGTGGACTTCTGGGCCGAGTGGTGTGCGCCTTGCAAAGTGCTGATGCCGTTGCTGGAACAGATCACGGCGAGCTATCAGGGTGAATTGCTGCTGGCCAAGGTCAACTGCGATATCGAACAGGAAATCGTCGCTCGCTTCGGTATCCGCAGCCTGCCGACCGTGGTGCTGTTCAAGGATGGCCAGCCGGTGGATGGTTTTGCCGGCGCGCAGCCCGAGTCGGAAATCCGCAAGATTCTCGAACAGCATGTGGTCATGCCGCCTCCGCCAGCAGCCGATCCGCTGCAACAGGCTCAGGCGCTGTTCGCCGAAAGCCGTTTCTCCGATGCCGAAGCAGTGCTCAAGGTGCTGCTGGGCGAAGACAATACCAATGCCTCGGCACTGATTCTGTATGCGCGCTGCCTGGCTGAGCGTGGCGAGTTGGGCGAAGCACGCACCGTGCTGGATGCGGTCAAGAGCGACGCCCATAAGGCCGAACTTGCGGGCGCGAAGGCGCAACTGACGTTCCTGGCCGAAGCAGCCACTCTGCCGGATGCTGCAGAGCTGAAAACCCGTCTGGCGCAGAATCCGCTGGATGATGAAGCATCACATCAACTGGCCGTCCAGCAATTGTCTCGCCAGCAATATGAGGCGGCGCTGGAAGGCCTGCTCAAACTGTTCATCCGCAACCGCAATTACGCCGAAGGCCTGCCGCACAAGACACTGCTGCAAGTATTCGACCTGCTGGGCAATGACCATCCGCTGGTGACGACCTACCGTCGCAAGTTGTTTGCAGCGTTGTATTGA
- a CDS encoding nuclear transport factor 2 family protein, with product MSTCQRNIETLRAIYKDLTRIAEFADDDIVLHKADQNACPPTATGKEAVRSHEVELIAMTHSSLHMDVQEIIANEYFGTVLGNLRATSADKSICMPFCGLWRFRDGKVVEHWENAYDAGAFGGFLMGDDVRAARWLCV from the coding sequence ATGAGCACCTGCCAGCGGAATATCGAAACCCTGCGCGCTATCTATAAGGATCTGACCCGCATTGCCGAGTTTGCGGATGATGACATCGTGTTGCACAAGGCCGATCAGAACGCCTGCCCACCCACCGCCACTGGCAAGGAGGCGGTGCGCAGTCATGAAGTCGAACTCATCGCTATGACGCACTCTTCGCTTCATATGGATGTGCAGGAAATCATCGCCAATGAGTATTTCGGTACGGTTCTCGGCAACCTGCGCGCAACGTCCGCCGACAAGAGCATCTGCATGCCGTTCTGCGGGCTGTGGCGCTTTCGTGACGGAAAGGTCGTCGAACACTGGGAAAACGCCTATGACGCAGGGGCCTTTGGCGGCTTTCTGATGGGGGATGATGTTCGGGCCGCTCGCTGGCTCTGTGTCTGA
- a CDS encoding aldo/keto reductase has product MTATAALAPDAFLLGGDTPIKRMGYGAMHLTGYGMWGPAENTEQAKALLRHAVHDLGVTFLDTADSYGPGNNEDIIRDALYPYPENLIISTKGGMLRSGPNDWIHGAPGAPYIVPLGRPEYLRQQVEMSLRRLQVERIDLYQLHSIDPQVPLAESLGELVRLREQGKILHIGLSNQPGVTLEQLEQAHRVANIAAIENLYNIADRTDEPVLQRAQALNIAFIPWFPLGHGALVGPDSALQPLASHYGLTPSQLALAWLLNHAPNIVLIPGTTSIAHLEENAKAVSVQLDEDQRSAIVREVDSLSLPTWRPER; this is encoded by the coding sequence ATGACTGCCACAGCAGCTTTAGCGCCAGATGCTTTTTTACTGGGAGGCGACACGCCCATCAAGCGCATGGGCTATGGTGCCATGCACCTGACCGGTTATGGCATGTGGGGGCCAGCGGAGAATACTGAGCAGGCCAAGGCGTTATTGCGCCATGCCGTGCATGACCTGGGTGTCACCTTTCTCGACACGGCAGACTCCTACGGGCCGGGCAATAACGAAGACATCATTCGCGATGCGCTTTACCCCTATCCTGAGAATCTGATCATTTCCACCAAGGGCGGAATGCTGAGGTCCGGCCCCAATGACTGGATACATGGCGCGCCGGGCGCTCCGTATATCGTGCCCTTGGGGCGGCCCGAGTATCTGCGTCAGCAGGTTGAAATGAGCTTGCGCCGTCTTCAGGTCGAGCGTATCGACTTGTATCAATTGCACAGCATTGACCCGCAAGTGCCGCTTGCCGAATCCCTGGGCGAGCTTGTCCGTTTGCGCGAGCAGGGCAAGATCCTCCACATCGGATTATCCAACCAGCCAGGCGTGACTCTGGAGCAACTGGAGCAGGCCCATCGTGTGGCGAACATTGCCGCCATCGAGAACCTCTACAACATTGCCGATCGCACCGATGAGCCGGTATTGCAGCGGGCCCAGGCATTGAATATCGCGTTCATTCCATGGTTCCCGCTTGGTCATGGCGCCCTTGTCGGGCCTGACAGCGCGTTGCAGCCTCTAGCCAGCCACTATGGCCTGACACCTTCACAACTGGCTCTGGCGTGGTTGCTCAATCATGCTCCGAACATAGTGCTGATTCCCGGAACCACGTCCATCGCCCACCTGGAGGAAAACGCCAAGGCTGTGAGCGTGCAACTGGATGAGGATCAACGCTCAGCCATTGTTCGGGAAGTCGATAGCCTTTCGCTGCCGACCTGGCGTCCCGAGCGCTGA